One region of Quercus lobata isolate SW786 chromosome 2, ValleyOak3.0 Primary Assembly, whole genome shotgun sequence genomic DNA includes:
- the LOC115975332 gene encoding COP1-interactive protein 1-like translates to MRCLDKYTSMWKSAKMSKLEMIMHRLGWGSKGKSFAGRMDLENTEQISKTKTEMDNHMTRILKLIKNEDRGRKGRKHKGPKKESELVGLIEDFYTQYQSLYAMFDHLRRESGNVGRGRNENEVSFSNSSSDSEYFSSEEFDSSNGRVENEHKEEAERIRKELETAEFEITDLKHKLASTSQEKEALNSDYMAAFSKIQEAEIINKNERIEADKREKELLAIIKAREIHGNQASARIKDLKSQLTGLKVEVKSLCGQKRDMEAQIESKATEAKQEKEKNTGLHAWISELELSLKEKDYKVSSLQEKLKDNEEYSMSKIADIMAQASNLRLEANSFHAQKAELEEKNQKMVCERNGALAQFKGLMDQVTAMQMELETLHNQKSESDQQMEKENKETSKYPVVIETLKDELAKMSMAEKRTMDEKEGFRIQVKDLELEVESLQNQKNELEELIKSKVCETNQLEEDKEGLHARNLELERALTEKEDKLSALQKKSEIKENEASTQVMNLAQVNMLQDSDSLLNKKSQLEPQIEREKQGSSKRPSQVSQNIKLKRKIADGQRIVKNSTINKTNGEHRKAKFWLQKNRLFLQAAERKMEELAEAFCKNLDDKIHLLYQRVLVIERLHTENKDSYRMTQNRYEQEIGMLEEKVATYEAELRKMSHTLETTSNALCGAEQVRKIEEYNSNVVSRITNMLNELQFAKDWVTVTNNEIKRLKHNESCLAAQLENKEEQEFILRERVWKLEAQLSKEGGEKLNLMTAISQLEKKVGKLEKNIKEKDEELISLGEEKREAIRQLCLLIDYHRSRYDDLKELMQQ, encoded by the exons ATGCGTTGTCTTGACAAGTACACTTCCATGTGGAAGTCTGCTAAAATGTCTAAACTAGAAATGATAATGCATCGGTTGGGTTGGGGGAGTAAAGGAAAATCCTTTGCAGGCCGCATGGATCTTGAAAACACAGAACAAATATCTAAGACCAAAACAG AAATGGATAATCATATGACAAGGATCTTGAAGCTTATCAAGAATGAAGATCGAGGGAGAAAAGGTAGGAAGCATAAGGGCCCAAAAAAGGAGTCAGAACTTGTCGGACTCATTGAGGACTTTTACACACAGTACCAATCACTCTATGCCATGTTTGATCATCTGAGAAGAGAGTCAGGTAACGTTGGTCGTGGCCgaaatgaaaatgaagtttCTTTCTCCAATTCAAGCTCAGACTCGGAATATTTTTCCTCAGAGGAATTTGACAGCAGCAATGGCAGAGTAGAAAATGAGCATAAGGAGGAGGCGGAGAGAATTAGAAAAGAACTTGAAACAGCTGAATTCGAAATTACTGATCTGAAGCATAAATTGGCCTCTACAAGTCAAGAAAAGGAAGCATTAAATTCAGACTATATGGCCGCCTTTAGCAAGATTCAAGAAGCtgaaattatcaacaaaaatgaGAGGATTGAAGCGgataagagagaaaaggaaCTTTTGGCTATTATAAAGGCACGTGAAATTCATGGGAATCAAGCCTCAGCTCGGATAAAGGATTTAAAGAGCCAGTTAACTGGCTTGAAAGTTGAAGTGAAATCCTTGTGTGGCCAGAAAAGAGATATGGAAGCACAGATTGAAAGCAAAGCAACTGAAGCTAAacaagaaaaggagaaaaatactGGGCTGCATGCCTGGATTTCAGAACTTGAATtgtcattaaaagaaaaagactacAAAGTATCTAGTCTCCAGGAGAAACTCAAAGATAATGAGGAATATTCAATGTCTAAAATTGCTGACATAATGGCTCAGGCTAGCAATTTGCGACTGGAAGCAAATTCTTTTCATGCTCAAAAAGCTGAACTGGAAGAAAAGAATCAAAAAATGGTATGCGAAAGAAATGGAGCATTGGCTCAATTCAAGGGCTTAATGGATCAGGTCACTGCAATGCAGATGGAATTGGAGACCCTACACAACCAGAAATCTGAATCAGATCAGCAAatggagaaagaaaacaaagaaacatcCAAATACCCGGTCGTTATTGAAACCCTGAAAGATGAATTAGCAAAAATGAGCATGGCTGAAAAGAGAACGATGGATGAGAAAGAAGGTTTTCGCATACAGGTGAAGGACTTGGAACTGGAAGTGGAGTCTCTACAGAACCAGAAAAACGAATTGGAAGAGCTTATAAAGAGTAAAGTTTGCGAGACAAATCAGTTGGAGGAGGATAAGGAGGGGCTGCATGCTAGAAATCTTGAACTAGAGAGAGCATTGACAGAGAAGGAGGATAAGCTTTCTGCTCTTCAAAAGAAATCTGAAATTAAAGAGAACGAAGCTTCTACTCAAGTTATGAACTTAGCACAGGTTAATATGCTACAAGATTCGGATTCCTTGTTGAACAAGAAAAGCCAGTTGGAGCcacaaattgagagagagaaacaaggATCATCCAAAAGGCCAAGTCAAGTAAGTCAAAACATCAAGTTGAAAAGAAAGATTGCAGATGGGCAAAGAATTGTGAAGAATAGCACTATAAACAAGACTAATGGAGAGCATAGAAAAGCTAAATTTTGGTTGCAAAAAAACAGGTTATTTCTACAAGCTGCAGAAAGGAAGATGGAAGAATTGGCAGAAGCGTTCTGCAAGAATCTTGATGATAAAATCCATCTCTTGTACCAAAGAGTCCTGGTCATTGAACGCTTACACACTGAAAACAAAGATAGCTACAGGATGACACAAAATAGATATGAACAAGAAATTGGAATGCTTGAAGAAAAGGTGGCAACATATGAAGCTGAGCTAAGGAAAATGAGTCATACATTGGAAACAACAAGCAATGCATTGTGTGGAGCAGAACAGGTCAGGAAGATTGAGGAGTATAACAGCAATGTTGTTAGTCGTATTACCAACATGTTGAATGAGCTTCAGTTTGCAAAGGACTGGGTCACAGTAACAAACAATGAAATCAAAAGACTAAAGCATAATGAAAGTTGTTTGGCTGCTCAACTTGAGAACAAGGAGGAACAAGAATTTATATTAAGAGAGAGGGTTTGGAAATTGGAAGCACAGTTGAGCAAGGAAGGAGGGGAAAAGCTAAATTTGATGACAGCCATAAGCCAACTTGAAAAGAAGGTGGGAAAATTGGAGAAGAACATTAAAGAGAAAGATGAGGAGTTGATTAGTCTTGGGGAGGAGAAGAGGGAGGCCATTAGGCAGCTATGTTTGTTAATTGATTATCACCGCAGCCGCTATGATGATCTTAAGGAACTGATGCAACAATGA